The Halogranum gelatinilyticum genome contains a region encoding:
- a CDS encoding GNAT family N-acetyltransferase: protein MEIREATAADTDSIREVAHESLVASYGHGLDERVIDDSVDEWYGDELADELDADDAVYLVAEDDGEVVAFSQCYLTGKGGVTGEISWLHVHPDHRGSGVGARLLTTTEETLVDHGATRLTGKVLALNEAGADFYEHHGYEEVDGRSIDLGDEAYDERVFAKYPGTEGEVAAPLDPHEVDGETVYVAFDESDRGSQAPFYLAYVDEDRGDRYGYFCGNCEGFEVTMDSMGRVLCNDCGNKRRPSRWDSAYL, encoded by the coding sequence ATGGAAATCCGTGAGGCGACGGCGGCCGACACTGACAGCATCCGAGAGGTTGCACACGAGTCACTCGTAGCGTCCTACGGGCACGGTCTCGACGAGAGAGTCATCGACGACTCCGTCGACGAGTGGTACGGCGACGAGCTCGCCGATGAACTCGATGCCGACGACGCGGTCTACCTCGTCGCCGAAGACGACGGCGAGGTCGTCGCGTTCTCCCAGTGTTATCTCACCGGCAAGGGCGGCGTCACCGGCGAGATCAGTTGGCTCCACGTCCACCCCGACCACCGTGGCAGTGGCGTCGGTGCCCGGCTGTTGACGACGACGGAGGAGACGCTCGTCGACCACGGCGCGACCCGACTGACGGGGAAGGTCCTCGCGCTCAACGAGGCCGGGGCGGACTTCTACGAGCACCACGGCTACGAGGAAGTCGACGGCCGGAGCATCGACCTCGGCGACGAGGCCTACGACGAGCGCGTCTTCGCGAAGTATCCCGGAACCGAGGGCGAGGTGGCCGCACCGCTCGACCCACACGAAGTCGACGGCGAGACCGTCTACGTCGCCTTCGACGAGAGCGACCGTGGCTCGCAGGCCCCGTTCTACCTCGCCTACGTCGACGAGGACCGCGGAGACCGCTACGGCTACTTCTGTGGCAACTGCGAGGGATTCGAGGTCACGATGGACTCGATGGGACGGGTGCTCTGCAACGACTGCGGGAACAAACGCCGCCCGTCGCGGTGGGACTCGGCGTATCTCTGA
- a CDS encoding universal stress protein has translation MYHVVLGVDEDEAHARQCAQEIADLPGEGSEKHVTIIHSFTDNPSGASATQIASVREAGDLFDEAGIEYAVEESSGDPADAIMELAADIDADLIVVGGRKRSPAGKALFGSVTQTVILNAGRPVMVTGVAKDA, from the coding sequence ATGTATCACGTGGTACTCGGTGTCGATGAGGACGAAGCCCACGCCCGGCAGTGCGCACAGGAGATCGCCGACCTCCCCGGCGAGGGGTCCGAAAAACACGTGACGATCATCCACAGTTTCACCGACAACCCGAGCGGTGCGTCGGCGACGCAGATCGCGTCGGTCCGCGAGGCGGGCGACCTGTTCGACGAGGCCGGCATCGAGTATGCCGTCGAGGAGTCCAGCGGCGACCCGGCCGACGCAATCATGGAGCTCGCCGCCGACATCGACGCGGACCTCATCGTCGTCGGTGGCCGCAAGCGGTCGCCCGCCGGAAAGGCATTGTTCGGTAGCGTCACCCAGACGGTGATTCTCAACGCCGGTCGGCCCGTGATGGTGACGGGCGTGGCGAAGGACGCCTGA
- a CDS encoding DUF7520 family protein, with product MPKRGFSGQRFVLVLYAGLVAVAGTAGFLTATFVDNLEPPAYLFLVEFPATQLGFAAYGALTIATVLGIPLLVVVYVSQYVDDPDAVSPKD from the coding sequence GTGCCCAAACGAGGCTTCAGTGGTCAGCGGTTCGTGCTCGTCCTGTACGCCGGACTCGTCGCCGTCGCTGGCACCGCCGGCTTTCTGACGGCGACGTTCGTCGACAACCTGGAACCGCCGGCGTATCTCTTTCTCGTCGAGTTCCCCGCGACCCAACTCGGCTTCGCCGCCTACGGCGCGCTGACCATCGCGACTGTCCTCGGAATCCCGTTGCTCGTCGTCGTCTACGTCTCGCAGTACGTCGACGACCCCGACGCCGTCTCCCCAAAAGACTAA
- a CDS encoding cbb3-type cytochrome c oxidase subunit I: MGVFLVAVAAWLTRVENWRSYTPLAGGGGGGYGQESGHAHEKPGGLIRWLTTVDHKDIGMLYGLYAVIAFLVGGAMVMLMRAELADPGMTLISNTFYNSLLTSHGITMLFLFGTPIIAAFANYLVPLIIGADDMAFPRINAIAFWLLPPAALLIWAGFLIPTNDIIPAQTAWTMYTPLSAGVGSGNQANAGVDLMLLGLHLSGVSATMGSINFIATIFTERAEEVTWANLDIFSWTILTQSGLILFAFPLLGSAMIMLLADRNFGTAFYAGPGGTILWQHLFWFFGHPEVYILVLPPMGIVSYVLPRFSGRRLFGFKFVVYSTLAIGVLSFGVWAHHMFATGIDPRLRASFMAVSMAIAIPSAVKTFNWITTMWNGRIRLTTPMLFCIGFVSNFIIGGVTGVFLASIPVDLVLHDTYYVVGHFHYIVMGAIAFAGFAGLYYWFPLFTGRMYQRKLGKWHFWLWMVGTNITFFAMILLGYGGMPRRYATFLPQFATLHQIATLGAFILMLGGFIWLYNFVISWLEGPKVEDGDPWNLKEDGLYTSEWDWFDRKLQTKIADGGEEEELATDGGQEADVESDE, encoded by the coding sequence ATGGGGGTCTTCCTCGTCGCCGTCGCCGCCTGGCTCACCCGGGTGGAGAACTGGCGCTCTTACACGCCGCTGGCGGGCGGCGGTGGGGGCGGATACGGACAGGAGAGCGGTCACGCACACGAGAAACCCGGCGGCTTGATCCGCTGGTTGACGACCGTCGACCACAAGGACATCGGGATGCTGTACGGTCTCTACGCCGTCATCGCCTTCCTCGTCGGCGGTGCGATGGTCATGCTGATGCGGGCGGAACTCGCCGACCCCGGCATGACGCTCATCTCGAACACGTTCTACAACTCGCTTCTGACGAGTCACGGTATCACGATGCTGTTCCTCTTCGGGACGCCCATCATCGCGGCGTTCGCGAACTATCTCGTCCCGCTCATCATCGGCGCGGACGACATGGCGTTCCCACGCATCAACGCCATCGCCTTCTGGCTGCTTCCCCCGGCCGCCCTCCTCATCTGGGCTGGCTTCCTCATTCCGACCAACGACATCATCCCCGCACAGACCGCGTGGACGATGTACACGCCGCTCTCGGCGGGTGTCGGCTCCGGTAACCAGGCCAACGCTGGCGTCGACTTGATGCTGCTCGGGCTGCATCTCTCGGGTGTCTCGGCGACGATGGGGTCGATCAACTTCATCGCGACCATCTTCACCGAGCGCGCCGAGGAAGTCACCTGGGCCAACCTCGACATCTTCTCGTGGACCATCCTGACCCAGTCGGGACTCATCCTCTTCGCCTTCCCGCTTCTGGGCAGTGCGATGATCATGCTGCTCGCCGACCGTAACTTCGGCACCGCGTTCTACGCCGGACCCGGCGGCACCATCCTCTGGCAACATCTCTTCTGGTTCTTCGGCCACCCCGAAGTCTACATCCTGGTGTTGCCCCCGATGGGTATCGTCAGCTACGTGCTGCCGCGCTTCTCCGGCCGGCGGCTGTTCGGGTTCAAGTTCGTCGTCTACTCCACGCTCGCGATCGGTGTGCTCTCGTTCGGTGTCTGGGCGCACCACATGTTCGCGACGGGTATCGACCCACGCCTCCGCGCCTCCTTCATGGCGGTGTCGATGGCGATCGCGATCCCCTCTGCGGTGAAGACCTTCAACTGGATTACGACCATGTGGAACGGTCGGATCCGGCTGACAACGCCGATGCTCTTCTGTATCGGCTTCGTCAGTAACTTCATCATCGGCGGTGTCACGGGCGTCTTCCTCGCCTCCATCCCCGTCGACCTCGTGCTCCACGACACCTACTACGTCGTGGGTCACTTCCACTACATCGTCATGGGGGCCATCGCGTTCGCCGGCTTCGCCGGGCTCTACTACTGGTTCCCCCTCTTCACCGGGCGGATGTACCAGCGGAAACTCGGCAAGTGGCACTTCTGGCTCTGGATGGTCGGGACGAACATCACGTTCTTCGCGATGATCCTGCTCGGCTACGGCGGGATGCCGCGTCGCTACGCGACCTTCCTGCCGCAGTTCGCCACGCTCCACCAGATCGCCACGCTCGGCGCGTTCATCCTGATGCTCGGCGGGTTCATCTGGCTGTACAACTTCGTCATCTCGTGGCTCGAAGGCCCGAAGGTCGAAGACGGCGACCCGTGGAACCTCAAGGAAGACGGTCTCTACACGTCCGAGTGGGACTGGTTCGACCGCAAACTGCAGACGAAGATCGCCGACGGTGGCGAGGAAGAAGAACTCGCAACTGACGGCGGTCAGGAAGCCGACGTCGAATCCGACGAATAG
- a CDS encoding DUF6684 family protein — protein sequence MAAKIFDKDTLLDLTVNIVPLGIIAGFIALFAVYDPFGYDTLGTPIMYGLMLFPFVGLAILTYLSGKAIAGDEKRSEVYLAGAATVPGAETLEEYEERAHSDGADALEEADDESAESDETSETDDDDLTAESSN from the coding sequence ATGGCCGCCAAAATCTTCGACAAGGACACACTCCTGGACTTGACGGTTAACATCGTCCCGCTCGGGATTATCGCCGGGTTCATCGCGCTGTTCGCCGTCTACGACCCCTTCGGCTACGACACGCTCGGAACGCCGATCATGTACGGGCTGATGCTGTTCCCGTTCGTCGGCCTCGCCATCCTGACGTATCTCTCCGGGAAGGCCATCGCGGGGGACGAGAAGCGTTCGGAAGTCTATCTCGCCGGGGCGGCGACGGTGCCCGGTGCGGAGACGCTCGAAGAGTACGAGGAGCGAGCTCACTCCGACGGTGCCGACGCACTCGAGGAGGCCGACGACGAATCGGCCGAATCGGACGAGACGTCCGAGACTGACGACGACGATCTCACCGCCGAAAGCAGCAACTGA
- a CDS encoding DUF7541 family protein, with the protein MDEDPGLSDQYRMASPWPLFIALGIPIAEVGILFDLAPLSVGGLILFCGSAAGMAKEAGYAKTPWRALVVCSVLLFGLGGLFLYADTLVTAEGIQLLARGYAVIAAAVILLVGSLVGRTVLRDPSPF; encoded by the coding sequence ATGGACGAAGACCCCGGATTGAGCGACCAATACCGGATGGCGAGCCCGTGGCCGCTGTTTATCGCCCTCGGCATCCCGATCGCCGAGGTCGGTATCCTGTTCGACCTCGCACCGCTGTCGGTCGGCGGGCTGATCCTCTTCTGTGGGAGTGCCGCTGGGATGGCCAAGGAAGCTGGCTACGCCAAGACACCGTGGCGCGCGCTCGTCGTCTGTTCGGTCCTCTTGTTCGGACTCGGAGGACTCTTCCTCTACGCCGACACCCTCGTGACGGCCGAAGGCATCCAGCTCCTCGCTCGCGGCTACGCCGTCATCGCGGCCGCCGTCATCCTCCTCGTCGGGAGCCTCGTCGGCCGGACGGTCCTCCGCGACCCGAGTCCGTTCTGA
- a CDS encoding VNG_1110C family protein, with product MPDPSRLRESTEIVVPCDALDGMRDELESEFVVTVFTANTHCRIIGSPVEIKAVNDYLARHGVFLP from the coding sequence ATGCCGGACCCCTCCCGTCTCCGTGAAAGCACGGAGATCGTAGTCCCTTGTGACGCGCTCGACGGGATGCGTGACGAACTCGAATCGGAGTTCGTCGTCACGGTGTTCACGGCGAACACGCACTGCCGGATCATCGGCAGCCCCGTCGAAATCAAGGCGGTCAACGACTACCTCGCCCGACACGGTGTCTTCCTCCCCTGA